The genomic segment CTTGGCCGACTCCCTCCGGGTGGGAACTGCTTCAACTTAACAAAGGCAGCTAGCGTCCAGATCGCTCTGTCTTTATTCTTGGTTCCTTGCTGTTATCCAGATAATTAATAAAAACCAACCATGAAAAACGGAGTCCCACCCTCTCCtttgctcccagcccctccctgttgTGGGCACAGGTCCgggatgggaggcagggaggctaaTGCCACAGGGAGGAAATGAAAACTGGCTCAAAGGGGGAAAcctcaaaagaaagagaaataaataaaagccctcccatcccctccagcCAGGGGTCAGCGCTTCCCCGGCGGGAGCCCGAGTGCAGCCCTGCGGTGCGCTTCCCCATGTCTCTCCAGAATGGACCCAGGGCTGAGGGGGTGGTGGGGCCGGCACAGGAACAGGGGGAGCAGAAATGTGAAGACCAAACTGGCATCCGGGAGTGTGCTCagtcctgggcacctgggcacGGGCAGGAATGAGACCTCGGAGTGAGAAGAGTCCAGCCCCCTGACGGAGGCTCCACCGGAGGGAGGGTGACGTTGCTGAGGAGTGTTcccaggaggagcctgggaggtGTTCCAGGCACCAGCTTCCAGGCCCAGCATGGAGTCCTCCTCGCAAACGGATGAGTCCACTGAATCCACGGGCGTGGAGGCGGGGGATTTGTTCCACGGAATGGATGAGTCCACTGGCCAATgtcggggagagggagagaccacGAAGGAAGGCGGCCCACTGGGCAGGATGGAGTGCTCCCGCTGTGTGTGGGCTGAGCACTGGAGATGAGGGGGAGGCACTGTCCCAGGACTCAGGGCACAGGAGGTGGGTGGGGTCAGAGTGGAGGCTGCACCGAGGCAAGGAGTCcatgggggagctggggaggggcagacATTCACTTCAGAAGCTGGACTCCGAAGAGGAGACTGAGCAGGGAGGGGGGGACGAGGAAGAGGGCTTGGTCCTGCTTCAGAGCCCAcgggctggcaggtggggggggtggaggggagctcagAGCCGGGCCTCGCCGACTCCAGGTTTCTTCAGGTAGTCGCCACCGCCCCTGCCATCAGTGGAGATTTCCCGGAAAATGGTGAGCATGGAATGCCGGACTCTGTCGGCCAGAGCTGGGACGTCATCTGGTGTCAGCCCTTCTGTGGGCACTGGGGGCAGCACCCGGACCTGACAGCGccctggcgggggggcgggggggggggagagcagtcAGGGCCCGTCTGCCCCGCCTTGGCCCGCGGCTgggcccaggttctgggctctcCTGCTACCCCTCTCCTCAACCGTGTAGGGCTCTTCTCCCTGCCAGATGCCGCCTGTTCCGTGAGGCCCCCTGCACAAAGCCTTCCTCAGACCAGTCCAGACGCCGCACCTCCCAGCCCCCCGTCTGTCCAGATGCCACACCTCCCAGCCCCCCGTCTGTCCCAGCCACCCGAACACAGGCCTCTTTCCTGCTTGACAGGAACGGCCCCTTACGGCGGTGCTCCACAAACACTTCCTGGCAGGTGATCTGTGGACATTTCGCAGCTCTGACACTCAGTGCCCCGTGGGGACgtccctccagcctctgccatGACCTTTCCGGTCCCCCCCAGGTCTGCTCAGAGCCTCACCCGACGTGAAGCGGCGCTCCTTTTTGCAGTAGAAGTCTTGATAGGAGGACATGACGATGGGGACGATGGGAACCTGGGGAGGGAAAAGCCATCAGCCCTGACTCCCTTCGGAGGCCCGGACATGCTCCGCCAGAGCGGAAGGGGCGGCGGGGTcggcagcagagggaggcagtcaTCACCTGGGCCTGCACTGCCAGGTGGAAGGCGCCGCGTTTGAAGGGCAGCATGGAGCCATTGTGGTTTCTTGTGCCCTCAGGGAAAACCCAGACCCGCACCTGGGAGGAAAGACGCGTCTATGCAGGGGTCGCAACATGGTTGTGGCCCCTTGGCCCTACCTATCAGTTTATTTACAACTGTTCTACTCCATATGCGCCATCCCCCTCGTCCCAGGGTGACTCACGTCCTGGGTGAGCAGGGTCTGGGCGACCTCGGACATGACACTGATGGCATCCCCGGTGCGCTTGCGGTCGATGAAGATGACTCCAGCCAGCCAGCAGGCCAGCCCGGCAGAGCCAGCCCAAAGCAGCTCCCGCTTGGCGATGGGCACACATCGGCCGGGCAGGACCTCCATCatccctggggcaggggagggggggtgagcaTCAGGGCGGAGGTGGCCCCGTCACCCAGGTCATCACTATGCTACTAAGGCCTGGATataaaggaagagggagacgggggggggggggggggggggggcagggctagGGAACACCCAAGTGGAGGGAAGGGTGACTGAAGGCCTACCACCCTGCTTATGAGGGAAAGACAGCCACGTCCCAGCTGAGGGGCAGGTGAGCGCGTCCGAGAGAAGATTCTGGGGAGAGTtccaagaggaagagggagggcatGGCTGGGAGGTGTACTCTAGGAGGGCCTCACCAAGCAGGTCGAGGGAGCTCTGATGGTTGGAGACCACGACgtagggctgtgagggagggaagtGGTGAGCCCCTCGGACCTCCACGCGGATCCCGTACAGGTACTTGATGTGGAGCAGCATCAGACGCAAGATCCTATGGGGTGTCACGGCAGGCGGTTCCAGGGGATCCACTGACGTCCACCCGCATGCTTCAGCTCCCCGCTTTCCCGGCATCTTTGCAATCCTCCCCTTCCTGTCCCCGGACTCTTTCAGTCTCTCCTGCACACCCATGTCCCCCCCAGGCACGGCTCACCTCCGACCCTTAGGCTCCCTCACCACCCAGCACCCCTTGGCCCTCACTTCATGTTCTCGACATTGCGCCCTCGCACGGCACACACGGGGATGGCGAGCACAGCCAGGAAGAGGATCCAGCCGTTGTAGAAGGCCATCTTGAAGAAGTACTTGGCACTGGGGCTGCAGAACCACAGGGTGGGCAGCAGcaagagcagcagcaggaagagcagcagcagcaccgtCCATGCCCCCGGCCACAGGTCCATTCTGGTCACCTGCGGGATTGGGGCAAGGGACAGGGGGCCTGAttcctggagggggcggggcgggtgagGTGCAGAAGGCAGGAGACAGGATGGGGCCAGGGCTCCCGTCGAAACCATTCAGGAAGCCGCTAGCAGCGGGCAGTGGGAGCTCAGGACTGGtctcccacccctctctctgAAGGCCCAGATATCTTCAGATGCAAAAGGGAGATGGGACATGTGTACCCACTGAGGCAGATGTAAGACTAAAAGGACAGTAACAGGAGAGCTAACACTAGTGGCTGGTAAGGGTCTTCCAAGGGCCTACACCTGCGCTGTCCAACCCAGCAGCCACCAGCCACCTACGGCTACTGAGCACGTGCAATGTGGCCCAGTCCAGACTGAGACGTCCTGGAAATGTAAAATGCACATCAGATCTCAAAAACTTCGAATGTAAAACAGAATGTAAAATATCCCTTAATAACCTTTTACATTGATTATATTGTGCAATTACAAACTTTTGTgttcaatagaatatattaaaattaatttcaccctGTTACTTTTTACCTTTTTCAATGTAGctaccaaaaaattaaaaattacagccctggctggttgctcagtggttagagcgccggcccatggaccaaagggtcatgagttcgatttccggtcaggggcacgtgccttggttggaGGCTTGATCTCCGGTTggagcatgtacaggaggcaaccaatcgatgtgtctctctcacattgatgtttctctctctctctctctcctctctctctctctctcctcctcccccttcccttcccctccactctctctaaaaaaataaatggaaaaaatatcctcgggtgaagattaaaaagaaaaattaaagattacATATGTGGCATGCATTATATTCGTGTTAGACAGGGCTGGTTTACATATACTATACACTACGTTAAACCACAAAGTTTACATTTTGTAGGAAAGTTCAGTAACTTACCTGAGGTAACATAGCACCTGAGAGGCACTTCCTAGCTTCAACCTAAGCggcctgtgcccctcaccccgCAGGCCCCCTGCCATCTGTCTGCGTATTGCCTCGGTGCACACAGCAGACACAGCGAGAGTCACCAACACCCACAGACATTCTCAGGGCTGGCTGACAAGAATGAAGGCGCTGTCACGCAGGCAACAGACACACAAGACGGACGGGCACTCACACACACGTTTACGATCCTATCCAGTGACAGATGAAGGATTGGGAACGCATACCTAGAATATCCCTCTCCACCCACGCGGCCTccccttccagataaagccatggACAAGCCAGGAGTCCCCACATCCATCAATCCTACCTCCACAGACAGGCCAACGAATCCCaccgctcctcccctcccttccagcgGCACTGCCAGCAGTCTGCCAGGCAGGGACAAGGGGAAGGGGTGAAAAGAGGGCAGAGTAAAAGGGACATCACGCCACCTTCCCTGGAAGAGGAAGACGGACGGGCGCCCAGAACCTGCCTTCTaggctcttccttcttcctccactCTGCTGTCCCCCTGCTGGGGGCAGGGTCCCAATTCGCAAAAACGGTGTTCAGGGAAATCCGATCAAGGCCCGAGACATTCCCTTCCAATGacaggaagggctgtgctcaaAGGCCAGCCCATCGCCCAGAGCGAAGGCAACGGGAGTGGAGGAAAGCAGACGGCCGGCTGCAGAGCCCCCTCCCACGGCCCTGCACGTGTGGACCAGTGTCTCTCATCTGGGCTTTTGCAACAGGCTCCTAACTCTCCCTCTTCAACCCTCTTCCACGGGGCAACCAGAGATCCTTCTGTAACGCAAATCTGGGCATTTTCCTGTCTTGCCTAAAGGCCCTTCTTGACAAGCTGACTTCTGCTTACTTCTTTGGCCACATGCCCACAAATGCCTTTTCCTCAAGCTGATTTACTTCAGTTCCTCAGACCCACCAGGGCCTTTCAGGCCTCTGTGCCTGGAACATGCTGTTCCTTCCGGCCGGAACGCCCTTCCACCCCTCACCTGCCTCACTCGGCTCAGTGGACACTTTGGAGGTCTTTCGGAAGCCTGCTAGGCCTGACTTCTCTTTACACTTGGATCTCAGTCAccggttctcaaagtgtggagATGCAACTTCTTGGACTTCACCCCAGATCTCCTGGGTCAGAAATCCTGGGTGTTGGGCCCATTAATCTGTGCTTTAACAGGCCTTCCAGGtgagtttgggaaccactgacctTGACACCACTGAGTATAACTGCTCACTGcatttctgtttccctctctAGTCTGGAAGCAGCTTGAGGACAGGGACTCTGTCTCATCCCCAATGCGCGGGGCAGGAGGAGGATTAACATTTACCGAACACACCATAAGGCTGCATACAGACCCACACAACCATAGGCCTGAGTAAGCTAGCTACCCTCTCGAGGATGTTCGCTATGAAAAGAAGTCACCGAGAAAGCAGTGAGCACACCAAGCCACGTGACGCACGGCCACAATGAAAGCAGAGCGGCAACAATCAAGATGGCACATACCATCACACACACAAGAGAACATCCAGAATGGGGATTCACATGCCACGGGAAAGATGCTGCTACCACGAAATACATGCCAACAGTGCAGCGCGGGGGCAGATATGTGCACAGTGGGGCTGACCCAGGCAGGCACTGAGCTCCACGGACCCACCGCACAGCCCCGGAGAGACCCCGTGCAGGAAGACACAGGCCAGAGAAGTCAGCAAGGCAAGGCACCTGGACATGGTTCTTTGGGGAGATGGAGGCCCCGTTACCCGCTCTAATATGTACTAGTAATATTACGTGATCCTCTCTGGAGCAGAAACATCCAGGATTTATAAACACAATAGAGCGCCGAATGGGTTAATGAGCACTTGACTCCCAAAACATAATgccaataaaattaagaaataattaataGTATGTGTAACCATAAGCATGTTGGACATGTCACATCAGCATATCATGTGAAGGAGCACACATATGTGTAGAGTGAACCCTGACTGGGAAAATATACACAGCAAAGAGGCCAACCGGATTATGAAAGGAGCGTGTGCTAATCAGGTAAGCCATGGATCCCACACGTGAAGACCGCTGCATATGAAGGGAACATGGATGGAACACGTGAGCCCCCCAAAACAAGGTATAATCTCTACATGCCAAAGTTTATGTGCAAGAAACATGAAGCCAATAATAGATGCAATATGTGTATGAAAACTCACACACCTGAACATGTCGAGACTAGACGTGAGACATGGATGTAAGATGAGAATGGGCAATTCTGATGGGAAACAACAGCACTTCTTCACAGCCCGTGGATAGCATAGGACAACCTAGCTGCACACAAGCCACTATGTCCAGGGTACACGGGTCAGAAAACACCCGTGTCCGTGAGGGGAGCCGCGCGGAAGGCCCGGGAACAGGGGCCCTGCGCCTGGATGGGCAGACCAGTCCGAGGGCATTCCTAGGAAGCGGATTCTGCTGCGGAGGGAGGCCACAGCGCggggcctcctccagccccagccctccaAGAATCCGGTGGGGCCAAAGGGCAAGAGAGGAATTGGGCTTGGGGAGCGCAGGGGTTCCCCCCCCAGGACTCGCTGTCCACACCCTTCCCACAACGCGCAGGGTCTCCAGTGCTCCCtcctccatccttcctcccctcagggcccctctcccttccccagaaaccctctccccagcccgccctcccagacccaccctctcccccaccccctcccgtccctttcctgcccccacctcagtggggaggggagcctggggggctggccccctccccggccaggctgcggcagcggtggtggcgggtgGCTGTGTCTCTGCCTCGTTCGGGGTGTCGGTGCCAAGGGGGCGACAGGGCTTGGGGGTGTCCTAGCCCCGGCCGATGGAGGGGAGGCGAGAGTGGGCGGCAGGGCCCATGGCGGTAGGAACGGCGGGGGctgtcccccagctccctcccacccttcctgcTGTCTCTGAGGGCTGGGCTGCCGCTGCCgctatccccccacccccgacgcCTGCTGGCTTCCGGGGCTGGTCAGGAAGTGGGGGGCGGTGATGGGCGGCCTGTTTTGCCAATCGCCTCCCAGGCACCCAGGCGTCTCCGCCGCGCCGACCAGTCGGCTCTCGctggcgggccgggccgggccgcagCAGCATCCCGGTCCTCCGCCGACCGCCTTCCAGCTCTGTGCCCGCAGGCTGCGCTCGCGGCGCCTCCCCATCGCCGGCTCTCCTCTCACTTCCCCTcggcttcctccttcctcctcaccgCCCGTGTCTGCAGTCGGTTCCCGCCTCTCCTCTGAGCCCCCTTTCTTGTCCCCATTCAATCCCAAATATTTACGGGGCGTCTGCTAGAGGCCAAGCACCGAGCCCTTCACCCCTGTCCCTCCAGGGCTCCATCCACCTCGctcacctccccccagcccccagcgggGTCTCTCCCTTTGTCCccgcactgcccccccccccccagcgccccgctccccctccccccgcctcgcTCCTCTTTAAGGGGAAGGGTCCTCgcaggccctctccctgcccgTCTTTCCAGGCTCTGCAATCCAGCACTTTTTCCAGTGCCTTCCTACCCGTCTCCGGACCCAAGCCgggacaacccctctccccaGCATAGAATCTGGGTGCACCTATTCTTAAAATGGAAATTGGGCATTAGGGctgctttgggggaggggtgctgattTCCTCTGGGACAGGCGTGCCTCCTCAATGTTGAAGTCCTGTGCCCAGCCCGTGTCCCCATAATCCCTTTACCAGGATCATCCTATCACTGCTGCTTCCTTGGTCTCCACCGCTTCTTTTCGGCAACCTTTCCCTAACCCTGCACAACTCCTGACCGTCGCCTCCCCTGCATTTATCAGatgcccgcccgccccgccttcgcCGAGCGCGAGTCCACACGCCCTGAGGACGAGGTCCAGGCACTGGCCCTGGAGTCACCTACACCTGCTCCTCGGGCCACCGCGAGGGTCACTGACTGCGGAACAAAGGCCCCGCTCGGAAGCAGCGTGCCCGGCCCGGGGTCCCGCCGGGAGGGCCCCGGCTCCCGGGGCATCCTACacggagggcggggcgggcctTGCCCCGCAGCCACTCGCCAGGTGTGGGGCTGGGCGTTTTCGCTGCGGAGGTTTAAAACGGGGTCGAGGCCGGCTCTTCCACCGGCCCCTTTAGAAAGGGTCTCTTTGGTGCAGCTCTGCTCCGTAAGCACCTACAGGCGGGCCGAGTCCAGCCGCGGGAGGCGGTTAACACCAGCGCCGCAGGTCGAGGCTCGCACCATCCCGGCGTCGGGCTAAGGCCGGTTCCCCGTTCTTCACTGAGAGGGAGGGGCGGCCCCGAGTTTTGTTCCCTACGTCACCGAAGGAGGCCGGAGCCATTTTGAACCCTGCGACCCTCGTTTTGCCCTTTTTCCTGAGCTCTTCGCCGTCTCTTCCGATCTCGGCCAATTAGGGGCTAAGGAAACGGGCCAATCGGGCGAGAGATGCCTCAACCTGAGGACTCGGAGGAGGCTGAGCCGAATCCTTTGAACCCGAACCCAGCCAATTGTAGAGCAGTCACCATGACGACGAGATAGAGGTGCAGGGTGGGGCCCAGAGAAAGCTCAGAGCTCACGGGATTGGTCCACCCCTTCCCGCCGCCTGCTGCGCACGCGCACTTCCTAACCACCAGTTTCCGTCGA from the Eptesicus fuscus isolate TK198812 chromosome 10, DD_ASM_mEF_20220401, whole genome shotgun sequence genome contains:
- the AGPAT1 gene encoding 1-acyl-sn-glycerol-3-phosphate acyltransferase alpha isoform X2; this translates as MILVTRMDLWPGAWTVLLLLFLLLLLLLPTLWFCSPSAKYFFKMAFYNGWILFLAVLAIPVCAVRGRNVENMKILRLMLLHIKYLYGIRVEVRGAHHFPPSQPYVVVSNHQSSLDLLGMMEVLPGRCVPIAKRELLWAGSAGLACWLAGVIFIDRKRTGDAISVMSEVAQTLLTQDVRVWVFPEGTRNHNGSMLPFKRGAFHLAVQAQVPIVPIVMSSYQDFYCKKERRFTSGRCQVRVLPPVPTEGLTPDDVPALADRVRHSMLTIFREISTDGRGGGDYLKKPGVGEARL
- the AGPAT1 gene encoding 1-acyl-sn-glycerol-3-phosphate acyltransferase alpha isoform X3 produces the protein MDLWPGAWTVLLLLFLLLLLLLPTLWFCSPSAKYFFKMAFYNGWILFLAVLAIPVCAVRGRNVENMKILRLMLLHIKYLYGIRVEVRGAHHFPPSQPYVVVSNHQSSLDLLGMMEVLPGRCVPIAKRELLWAGSAGLACWLAGVIFIDRKRTGDAISVMSEVAQTLLTQDVRVWVFPEGTRNHNGSMLPFKRGAFHLAVQAQVPIVPIVMSSYQDFYCKKERRFTSGRCQVRVLPPVPTEGLTPDDVPALADRVRHSMLTIFREISTDGRGGGDYLKKPGVGEARL
- the AGPAT1 gene encoding 1-acyl-sn-glycerol-3-phosphate acyltransferase alpha isoform X1, with translation MLPQVTRMDLWPGAWTVLLLLFLLLLLLLPTLWFCSPSAKYFFKMAFYNGWILFLAVLAIPVCAVRGRNVENMKILRLMLLHIKYLYGIRVEVRGAHHFPPSQPYVVVSNHQSSLDLLGMMEVLPGRCVPIAKRELLWAGSAGLACWLAGVIFIDRKRTGDAISVMSEVAQTLLTQDVRVWVFPEGTRNHNGSMLPFKRGAFHLAVQAQVPIVPIVMSSYQDFYCKKERRFTSGRCQVRVLPPVPTEGLTPDDVPALADRVRHSMLTIFREISTDGRGGGDYLKKPGVGEARL